Part of the Synechococcales cyanobacterium T60_A2020_003 genome, CAGACCGGAGCGCAGGTTCACTCCCTTCCCCCGATTCGGTATGTAAGACCTGGGTTACTTTCTCCAAAAGCGTTTGACCGCTGGGTGCTGCCAGCATATCTTCCACAAACTCAACACTAACGTTAAACGGTTGGGTGAGTAATCCCTGAAGCGTTTCCGGTTCGAGATTGGCTAAGCCTAGATAAAACTGCATGGAGTCCGGGGCTTCTCCCGTCGCTGCCAAATGTTCTAAGTCGACAACGTCAAAGGAGGCACTGAATCCACCGTAGGTAACCACTAGGGTTTCTGCGGCGATCGCCCGTGATGAAAAACTTAACATTGCCAGAAACGCAGTCAGCGTGCCTGCTGAGCCGAGGAGCGATCGCCAGTTTTGGGTTGAGGGAAACATTACCATGTCTAAACTCGTCTCATAGGAATTGACTATCCTTGCCAGATTCGTGAATTAATCTAAACAAGCGATCGCACGAAACCTCTATCAGCCATATTCTAGACAGTCTAGCCCCCATTTGTGTATTCAATTTGCAATATTCACCCAAGTCTGTAGCCTAGCTGGAGGAAGCCCCATTCCCCGTTTTGATTACATACTATAGATAGATTCGATAGATTGAGAGCACGCACCTCGTATTCTCGCTCATTCATCCTTCGGGATAGACTCTGTTGTGAAACGTTCCAATTTGCCATTGTTCCTTCCTACTTCTCCCTGGCGATCGCGCCTGTTCCAAACCAGTGTCGTATTTAGTG contains:
- a CDS encoding alpha/beta hydrolase, with translation MFPSTQNWRSLLGSAGTLTAFLAMLSFSSRAIAAETLVVTYGGFSASFDVVDLEHLAATGEAPDSMQFYLGLANLEPETLQGLLTQPFNVSVEFVEDMLAAPSGQTLLEKVTQVLHTESGEGSEPALRSALIHSTVDDAQLSFLEILQNYPTDRVYLNSRNLMKLTQEIESLHAEQLNGDTSP